A genomic window from Sphingomonas taxi includes:
- the moaB gene encoding molybdenum cofactor biosynthesis protein B — protein MPIDTSLAFRPVNIAVLTVSDTRGLAEDRSGDTLVGRLEAAGHILAGRVILRDDADAIVAQLHRWIDDESVDCVITTGGTGVTGRDVTPEAVERVATKMIPGFGELFRYLSYAKIGTSTVQSRACACVARGTYIFALPGSTGAVKDGWDGILQDQLDSRHRPCNFVELMPRLTER, from the coding sequence ATGCCGATCGACACCAGCCTCGCCTTCCGCCCGGTCAACATCGCGGTGCTCACCGTTTCCGATACGCGCGGGCTCGCCGAGGATCGCTCGGGCGATACGCTGGTCGGCCGGCTCGAAGCGGCGGGCCATATCCTCGCCGGTCGCGTCATCCTGCGCGACGATGCCGACGCGATCGTCGCGCAATTGCATCGCTGGATCGATGACGAAAGCGTCGATTGCGTCATCACCACCGGCGGCACCGGCGTCACCGGCCGCGACGTCACGCCGGAGGCGGTCGAGCGCGTCGCCACCAAGATGATCCCCGGCTTCGGCGAGCTGTTCCGCTATCTGAGCTACGCCAAGATCGGCACCAGCACCGTCCAGTCGCGCGCCTGCGCCTGCGTCGCGCGCGGCACCTATATCTTCGCGCTGCCCGGCTCGACCGGCGCGGTGAAGGACGGCTGGGACGGCATCCTGCAGGACCAGCTCGACAGCCGCCACCGCCCCTGCAATTTCGTCGAACTGATGCCGCGGCTGACGGAACGGTAA
- the rpsB gene encoding 30S ribosomal protein S2: MAAPVVTMQQLIETGAHFGHQTHRWNPKMKPYIFGDRNGVHILDLSQTVPLFARALEFVSSSVASGGKVLFVGTKRQAQDAVADAARRSGQHFVNHRWLGGMLTNWKTISNSIKRLKTLEEQLSGDTHGLTKKEVLQLTREKDKLEMSLGGIRDMGGVPDVMFVIDANKEELAIKEANTLGIPVVAILDSNVSPDGIAFPVPANDDASRAIRLYCEAIAIAATRGNQEQQSRRGVDLGAQDVAPVEEALTVPTPEPEQQAAGTVEGAGAEAERQIDA; this comes from the coding sequence ATGGCGGCTCCCGTCGTCACCATGCAGCAGCTCATCGAGACCGGCGCGCACTTCGGCCACCAGACCCACCGCTGGAACCCGAAGATGAAGCCCTACATCTTCGGCGACCGTAACGGCGTCCACATCCTCGACCTGTCGCAGACCGTTCCCCTCTTCGCCCGCGCGCTCGAGTTCGTCTCGTCGTCGGTCGCCAGCGGCGGCAAGGTGCTGTTCGTCGGCACCAAGCGCCAGGCGCAGGACGCCGTCGCCGATGCGGCGCGTCGTTCGGGCCAGCATTTCGTCAACCACCGCTGGCTGGGCGGCATGCTCACCAACTGGAAGACGATCAGCAACTCGATCAAGCGCTTGAAGACGCTCGAAGAGCAGCTTTCGGGCGATACGCACGGCCTCACCAAGAAGGAAGTGCTCCAGCTTACCCGTGAGAAGGACAAGCTCGAAATGTCGCTCGGCGGCATCCGCGACATGGGCGGCGTGCCCGACGTCATGTTCGTGATCGACGCGAACAAGGAAGAGCTGGCGATCAAGGAAGCCAACACGCTCGGCATCCCGGTCGTCGCGATCCTCGATTCGAACGTCTCGCCCGACGGCATCGCCTTCCCGGTGCCGGCGAACGACGACGCCAGCCGCGCCATCCGCCTGTATTGCGAAGCGATCGCCATCGCGGCGACGCGTGGCAACCAGGAGCAGCAGTCGCGCCGCGGCGTCGATCTCGGTGCGCAGGATGTCGCCCCGGTCGAGGAAGCGCTGACCGTCCCGACCCCCGAGCCCGAGCAACAGGCTGCCGGCACGGTCGAGGGTGCGGGCGCCGAGGCCGAGCGTCAGATCGACGCGTAA
- a CDS encoding NADP-dependent isocitrate dehydrogenase, which yields MAKIQVKNPIVEIDGDEMTRIIWEWIRERLIKPYLDIELDYYDLGIENRDATEDRVTVDAAKATQKHGVAVKCATITPDEQRVEEFGLKKMWKSPNGTIRNILGGTIFREPIVIKNVPRLIPGWTHPIVVGRHAFGDQYRATDFLVPGPGKLRLVFEGVDGQTIDREVFDFPSSGVAMAMYNLDDSIRDFARASMHYGLNLKWPVYLSTKNTILKAYDGRFKDLFAEVFETEFKDKFKEAGIVYEHRLIDDMVASALKWNGEFVWACKNYDGDVQSDQVAQGFGSLGLMTSVLLTPDGKTVEAEAAHGTVTRHYRQHEQGKATSTNPIASIFAWTGGLKYRGKFDGTPEVTKFAETLERCCIECVENGQMTKDLAILIGPHQPWMTTEQFFEAVRANLEQKMANWG from the coding sequence ATGGCCAAGATTCAGGTGAAGAACCCGATCGTCGAGATCGACGGCGACGAGATGACGCGGATCATCTGGGAATGGATCCGCGAGCGCCTGATCAAGCCGTATCTCGACATCGAGCTCGACTATTACGATCTCGGCATCGAGAATCGCGACGCGACCGAGGACCGGGTGACGGTCGACGCCGCCAAGGCGACGCAGAAGCACGGCGTCGCGGTCAAGTGCGCGACGATCACCCCCGACGAACAGCGCGTCGAGGAATTCGGCCTCAAGAAGATGTGGAAGTCGCCCAACGGCACGATCCGCAACATCCTCGGCGGCACGATCTTCCGCGAGCCGATCGTGATCAAGAACGTCCCCCGCCTGATCCCGGGCTGGACGCATCCGATCGTCGTCGGCCGTCACGCCTTCGGCGACCAGTATCGCGCGACCGACTTCCTCGTCCCCGGCCCCGGCAAGTTGCGCCTCGTATTCGAGGGCGTCGACGGCCAGACGATCGACCGCGAAGTCTTCGATTTCCCGAGCTCGGGCGTCGCGATGGCGATGTACAATCTGGACGATTCGATCCGCGATTTCGCCCGTGCCTCGATGCATTACGGCCTCAACCTCAAGTGGCCGGTGTATCTCAGCACCAAGAACACGATCCTCAAGGCCTATGACGGCCGGTTCAAGGACCTGTTCGCCGAGGTGTTCGAAACCGAGTTCAAGGACAAGTTCAAGGAAGCGGGCATCGTCTACGAGCATCGCCTGATCGACGACATGGTCGCCTCGGCGCTGAAGTGGAACGGCGAGTTCGTCTGGGCCTGCAAGAACTATGACGGCGACGTCCAGTCGGACCAGGTCGCGCAGGGCTTCGGGTCGCTCGGCCTGATGACCTCGGTGCTGCTGACGCCGGACGGCAAGACGGTCGAGGCGGAGGCCGCGCACGGCACCGTCACCCGCCACTATCGCCAGCACGAGCAGGGCAAGGCGACCAGCACCAACCCGATCGCGTCGATCTTCGCCTGGACCGGCGGCCTGAAGTATCGCGGCAAGTTCGACGGCACCCCCGAGGTGACCAAGTTCGCCGAGACGCTGGAGCGCTGCTGCATCGAGTGCGTCGAGAACGGCCAGATGACCAAGGATCTCGCGATCCTGATTGGGCCGCACCAGCCGTGGATGACCACCGAGCAGTTCTTCGAGGCGGTGCGCGCCAACCTCGAGCAGAAGATGGCGAACTGGGGCTGA
- a CDS encoding phosphatidylserine decarboxylase has translation MPSLEKPPTSPLPTTTVKWRFPSVHPEGHKYAAIALGLTLIATIITKVLFWPLLAVVVWVLTFFRDPIRTTPVGDGLVIAPADGLVTMIQRVAVPRELVGELGEVPLTRVSIFMSVFDVHINRTPIAGTIRQVVYISGKFLNADLDKASDENERQHIVVEGRDGRRIGFTQIAGLVARRIVPFVKPGDMVATGQRIGLIRFGSRVDVFLPDDIIPQVTLGQRTIAGETVVGRVGGMSVTGIAQ, from the coding sequence ATGCCATCGCTCGAAAAGCCACCGACCAGCCCGCTGCCGACGACCACGGTGAAGTGGCGCTTCCCTTCGGTCCACCCCGAAGGCCATAAATACGCCGCCATCGCGCTTGGGCTCACGCTGATCGCGACGATCATCACCAAGGTGCTGTTCTGGCCGCTGCTCGCCGTCGTCGTCTGGGTGCTGACCTTCTTCCGCGATCCGATCCGCACCACGCCGGTCGGCGACGGCCTCGTCATCGCCCCCGCCGACGGGCTCGTCACGATGATCCAGCGGGTGGCGGTACCCCGCGAATTGGTCGGCGAACTGGGCGAGGTGCCGCTGACGCGCGTGTCGATCTTCATGTCGGTGTTCGACGTGCACATCAACCGGACGCCTATCGCGGGTACGATCCGCCAGGTCGTCTATATCAGCGGCAAGTTTCTCAACGCCGATCTCGACAAGGCGTCCGACGAGAACGAGCGCCAGCATATCGTCGTCGAGGGGCGGGACGGCCGCCGCATCGGCTTCACCCAGATCGCCGGGCTGGTCGCGCGCCGCATCGTGCCCTTCGTCAAGCCGGGCGACATGGTCGCGACCGGCCAGCGGATCGGCCTGATCCGCTTCGGCAGCCGCGTCGACGTCTTCCTTCCAGACGACATCATCCCGCAGGTGACGCTCGGCCAACGCACGATCGCCGGCGAGACGGTGGTCGGCCGTGTCGGCGGCATGTCCGTCACCGGCATCGCACAATGA
- a CDS encoding PA0069 family radical SAM protein — translation MAKPLVKRAIRGATVNTGSRRFNLPEREADGDWLDAQGEIDGAPAPLRTSVTVETPRTIITRNSSPDVFFDRSINPYRGCEHGCIYCFARPTHAYHDLSPGLDFESRLFAKPQAAELLRAELRKPGYVVAPIALGTNTDPYQPIERDWRITRAIIEVLAETRHPLTITTKSDRVTRDIDLLSAMAAEGLAGVAMSITSLDPTIAATIEPRAPHPERRLRAVRMLADAGIPVYVSIAPVIPSITDHELEHLVERAAEAGAKSCFFIPVRLPHEVAPLFRAWLDAHFPDRAGKVMAIIQSLRGGRDNDPDFFTRMQGAGPWAELMRTRFRIACRKHGLGNRGAPLRTDLFRPPAGPQGELF, via the coding sequence ATGGCCAAGCCGCTCGTCAAACGCGCCATCCGCGGTGCCACGGTCAACACCGGCAGCCGCCGCTTCAACCTGCCCGAGCGTGAGGCGGATGGCGACTGGCTCGATGCGCAGGGCGAGATCGATGGCGCGCCCGCACCGTTGCGGACCAGCGTCACCGTCGAAACCCCGCGCACGATCATCACCCGCAACAGCTCGCCCGACGTCTTCTTCGATCGCTCGATCAACCCGTATCGCGGCTGCGAACACGGCTGCATCTATTGCTTCGCGCGGCCGACGCATGCCTATCACGATCTCTCGCCCGGTCTCGATTTCGAGTCGCGGCTGTTCGCCAAGCCGCAGGCCGCCGAGCTGCTCCGCGCCGAATTGCGCAAGCCCGGCTATGTCGTCGCGCCGATCGCGCTCGGCACAAATACCGATCCCTATCAGCCGATCGAGCGCGACTGGCGGATCACCCGCGCCATCATCGAAGTGCTCGCCGAGACGCGCCATCCACTCACCATCACCACCAAGTCGGATCGGGTGACGCGCGATATCGACCTGCTTTCGGCGATGGCGGCCGAGGGACTGGCCGGCGTCGCGATGTCGATCACCTCGCTCGACCCGACGATCGCCGCGACGATCGAGCCGCGTGCGCCGCATCCCGAACGGCGGCTGCGCGCGGTGCGGATGCTCGCCGATGCCGGGATCCCCGTCTATGTCTCGATCGCGCCGGTGATCCCGTCGATCACCGACCACGAACTCGAGCATCTGGTCGAACGCGCCGCGGAGGCTGGCGCGAAATCCTGTTTTTTCATCCCCGTCCGCCTGCCGCACGAGGTCGCGCCGCTATTCCGGGCGTGGCTCGACGCACATTTCCCCGATCGTGCCGGCAAGGTGATGGCCATCATCCAGTCGTTGCGCGGTGGCCGCGACAACGATCCCGATTTCTTCACGCGCATGCAGGGCGCCGGCCCCTGGGCCGAGCTGATGCGCACCCGCTTCCGTATCGCCTGCCGCAAGCACGGCCTCGGCAATCGCGGCGCCCCTCTGCGCACCGATCTGTTCCGCCCGCCCGCCGGGCCGCAGGGCGAGCTGTTCTGA
- a CDS encoding monooxygenase family protein, with translation MMQMDGRAATARATVDLSGYPDLVMVLLGFRVGSLRGLPALMRIGRGLATISRTPPDGLLGNDGMMFAWNHVGIRHYWRDLDSLGRFTRSAPHSGWWRDFLSDRHGCGFWHEAYSAKGGIEAIYVGIDAPVGLGTFAPARWPEGPFLSSRDRLMADARERRNGAA, from the coding sequence ATGATGCAAATGGATGGGCGCGCCGCCACGGCCCGTGCGACGGTGGATCTGTCGGGCTATCCCGATCTGGTCATGGTGCTGCTCGGTTTCCGGGTCGGCAGCCTGCGCGGATTGCCCGCGCTGATGCGGATCGGTCGCGGCCTCGCCACCATCAGCCGTACGCCGCCCGACGGCTTGTTGGGCAATGACGGCATGATGTTCGCGTGGAACCACGTCGGCATCCGCCATTATTGGCGCGATCTCGACAGCCTCGGCCGCTTCACCCGGTCGGCGCCGCATAGCGGCTGGTGGCGGGACTTCCTCAGCGATCGCCACGGCTGCGGGTTCTGGCACGAGGCGTATAGCGCCAAGGGCGGGATCGAGGCGATCTATGTCGGGATCGACGCTCCCGTGGGGCTCGGCACGTTCGCACCGGCGCGGTGGCCGGAGGGACCGTTCCTGTCGAGCCGCGACCGGTTGATGGCGGATGCGCGCGAACGACGGAACGGGGCGGCCTGA
- a CDS encoding VOC family protein → MARLNYLELPVADTTRAKAFYGEAFGWAFSDFGPSYAATTSGDTDIGFQADPAQQTAAALPVIEVADVDAALAAVAAAGGRVTMPVFAFPGGRRFHFADPDGHELAVMQVDAG, encoded by the coding sequence ATGGCGCGGCTGAACTATCTCGAACTGCCGGTGGCCGACACGACGCGGGCCAAGGCGTTCTACGGCGAAGCGTTCGGCTGGGCGTTCAGCGATTTCGGGCCGAGCTATGCGGCGACGACCAGCGGCGATACCGATATCGGCTTCCAGGCCGATCCCGCGCAGCAGACCGCGGCAGCGCTGCCGGTGATCGAGGTGGCGGATGTCGACGCGGCACTCGCCGCGGTCGCGGCGGCCGGCGGGCGGGTGACGATGCCGGTGTTCGCCTTTCCCGGTGGGCGGCGGTTCCACTTCGCCGATCCGGATGGGCACGAGCTGGCGGTGATGCAGGTCGACGCGGGTTAG
- the dnaE gene encoding DNA polymerase III subunit alpha — translation MAHSGFVPLRIFSSYTMLDGAIEPKAIAKQAKAMRFPAAGLTDRNGLYAAMAFSDAAKKDGVQPVIGTMLCVARPGMPDGVAVPLDWIALYAQDATGYDNLCALVSLAHLERPIELPAHVDFAALEGRTDGLIALTAGGEGALARLIHEDQPDRAAAYLDRLQALFPDRLYIELARRSDVIEETAEQALVDFAYDRNLPLVATNPCCFSDSAFLDAHDAMLCIAHSTYVESEDRIRSCPDAWLKPAETMRELFSDLPEAIDNTLVVAQRCAVMAPYRKPILPSLAGDREGEAAMLRAEAAAGLEKRLDRIEALGTQPADDPDWRDVYRKRLAFEVDVIVQMGFPGYFLIVGDFIKWAKDHDIPVGPGRGSGAGSVVAWALTITDLDPMKLGLLFERFLNPERVSMPDFDIDFCETRRGEVIRYVQEKYGRDQVAQIITFGKLKARAVLKDTGRVLQMSYGQVDRLAKLVPNHPTDPWDLKRALNGVPELAKEYSNDNQVRRLLDLATKLEGLPRHSSTHAAGVVIGDRPLAQLVPLYRDPRSDMPVTQFDMKYVEGAGLVKFDFLGLKTLSVLKKAVQLLAKRGISVDLDALLWDDEAVYKLLQKGDTVGVFQLESEGMRRTLSAVRPTNFGDIIALVSLYRPGPMDNIPSFGRRKQGTEPIVYPHDLLEPILSETYGIFVYQEQVMQAAQILAGFSLGGADLLRRAMGKKIKAEMDAQRAIFVEGCAKVNGIPKNKANELFDLIDKFAGYGFNKSHAAAYALLAYQTAWLKAHHPEEFYAASMCYDMAQTDKLCIFVDDMRRLGVTICGPDINKSDAEFDVEATEDGGLAVRYALAALKSVGEGAMEKLVVERSTNGPFKSIDDLATRVDPRLINKRQLETLAASGTFDCFDPNRAGIHAVAETILAVAARTHEGKTSGQHGLFGAEDVAGDAIKLPASVRWSMADAMEQEKEAFGFYFSAHPVDRHAHLAKMHGARQYVALTELNIPEDGTRAGATMAVLVEDARWRTSARGKRYMMATLSDASGQFVATCFDDSVAAELEDAARCGGCGLITVELDRRPGEETPRVSVKRIQPFEGLASIARFTIAARVAHVTAFEALSALLAHHRGARGEVRAHIPVGEGEATVLLGRDFLLDMELVETIQAIPGISDVALDRVASQLRSVG, via the coding sequence ATGGCTCATTCCGGTTTCGTACCGCTCCGCATTTTCTCGTCCTACACGATGCTCGACGGGGCGATCGAGCCCAAGGCGATCGCCAAACAGGCAAAGGCGATGCGTTTCCCCGCCGCCGGCCTGACCGATCGCAACGGCCTCTATGCGGCGATGGCCTTTTCCGATGCCGCCAAGAAGGACGGCGTCCAGCCGGTGATCGGCACGATGCTGTGCGTCGCGCGGCCCGGCATGCCCGACGGCGTCGCCGTCCCGCTCGACTGGATCGCCCTCTATGCGCAGGATGCGACGGGCTATGACAATCTGTGCGCGCTGGTCAGTCTCGCGCATCTCGAACGGCCGATCGAACTGCCCGCGCATGTCGATTTCGCCGCGCTGGAGGGGCGCACCGACGGCCTGATCGCGCTGACCGCGGGCGGCGAGGGCGCGCTGGCGCGATTGATCCACGAGGACCAGCCGGATCGCGCCGCCGCCTATCTCGACCGGTTGCAGGCGCTGTTCCCCGACCGCCTCTATATCGAACTGGCCCGCCGCAGCGACGTGATCGAGGAGACCGCCGAACAGGCGCTGGTCGACTTCGCTTATGATCGCAACCTGCCGCTGGTCGCGACCAATCCCTGCTGCTTCTCCGACAGCGCCTTTCTCGACGCGCACGATGCGATGCTGTGCATCGCGCACTCGACCTATGTCGAGAGCGAGGACCGCATCCGCTCCTGCCCCGACGCATGGCTCAAGCCCGCCGAGACGATGCGCGAACTCTTCTCCGACTTGCCCGAGGCGATCGACAACACCTTGGTCGTCGCGCAGCGCTGCGCGGTGATGGCGCCCTATCGCAAGCCGATCCTGCCCAGCCTCGCCGGCGATCGCGAGGGCGAGGCGGCGATGCTGCGCGCCGAGGCGGCGGCGGGGCTGGAAAAGAGGCTCGACCGGATCGAGGCACTCGGCACCCAGCCCGCCGACGACCCCGACTGGCGCGACGTGTATCGCAAGCGGCTCGCGTTCGAGGTCGACGTCATCGTCCAGATGGGTTTCCCCGGCTATTTCCTGATCGTCGGCGACTTCATCAAATGGGCGAAGGATCACGACATTCCGGTGGGGCCGGGGCGCGGCTCGGGCGCCGGCTCGGTCGTCGCCTGGGCGCTGACGATCACCGATCTCGATCCGATGAAGCTCGGCCTGCTGTTCGAACGCTTCCTCAACCCGGAACGCGTCTCGATGCCCGACTTCGACATCGACTTCTGCGAAACGCGGCGTGGCGAGGTCATCCGCTACGTGCAGGAGAAATATGGGCGCGATCAGGTCGCGCAGATCATCACCTTCGGTAAGCTGAAGGCGCGCGCGGTGCTCAAGGACACCGGCCGCGTCCTCCAGATGAGCTACGGCCAGGTCGATCGCCTCGCCAAGCTCGTCCCCAACCATCCGACCGATCCGTGGGACCTCAAGCGCGCGCTCAACGGCGTACCCGAGCTCGCCAAGGAATATTCGAACGACAATCAGGTCCGCCGCCTGCTCGATCTGGCGACGAAGCTGGAGGGCCTGCCGCGCCACTCGTCGACGCACGCCGCCGGCGTGGTGATCGGCGACCGCCCGCTCGCGCAACTGGTGCCGCTCTACCGCGACCCACGCTCGGACATGCCGGTCACCCAGTTCGACATGAAGTACGTCGAGGGCGCCGGCCTGGTGAAGTTCGACTTCCTCGGCCTCAAGACCCTGTCGGTGCTCAAGAAGGCGGTGCAGTTGCTCGCCAAGCGCGGCATCAGCGTCGATCTCGACGCTTTGCTATGGGACGACGAGGCGGTCTACAAACTGCTTCAGAAGGGCGACACGGTCGGTGTGTTCCAGCTCGAATCGGAAGGCATGCGCCGCACGCTCAGCGCCGTGCGCCCGACCAATTTCGGCGACATCATCGCGCTCGTCTCGCTCTACCGCCCCGGCCCGATGGACAATATTCCGAGCTTCGGCCGCCGCAAACAGGGCACCGAGCCGATCGTCTATCCCCACGACCTGCTCGAACCGATCCTGTCCGAGACCTACGGCATCTTCGTCTACCAGGAACAGGTGATGCAGGCGGCGCAGATACTCGCCGGCTTCTCGCTCGGCGGCGCCGATCTGCTGCGCCGCGCAATGGGCAAGAAGATCAAGGCGGAGATGGACGCGCAGCGCGCGATCTTCGTCGAGGGCTGCGCCAAGGTGAACGGCATACCCAAGAACAAGGCGAACGAATTGTTCGACTTGATCGACAAGTTCGCCGGCTATGGCTTCAACAAGAGCCACGCCGCCGCCTACGCGCTGCTCGCCTATCAGACCGCGTGGCTGAAGGCGCATCACCCGGAGGAATTCTACGCCGCGTCGATGTGCTACGACATGGCGCAGACCGACAAGCTCTGCATCTTCGTCGACGACATGCGCCGGCTGGGGGTGACGATCTGCGGCCCCGACATCAACAAGAGCGACGCCGAATTCGACGTCGAGGCGACCGAGGATGGCGGCCTTGCCGTCCGCTACGCGCTCGCCGCGCTGAAGTCGGTCGGCGAGGGGGCGATGGAGAAGCTCGTCGTCGAGCGCAGCACCAACGGTCCGTTCAAGAGCATCGACGATCTCGCCACCCGCGTCGATCCGCGCCTCATCAACAAGCGCCAGCTCGAAACGCTCGCCGCCAGCGGCACGTTCGACTGTTTCGATCCCAACCGCGCCGGCATTCACGCCGTCGCCGAGACGATCCTCGCCGTCGCCGCCCGCACCCACGAGGGCAAGACCAGCGGCCAGCACGGCCTGTTCGGCGCCGAGGATGTCGCCGGCGATGCGATCAAGCTGCCCGCCAGCGTGCGCTGGTCGATGGCGGATGCGATGGAGCAGGAGAAGGAGGCGTTCGGCTTCTATTTCTCCGCCCACCCGGTCGACCGCCACGCGCATCTCGCCAAGATGCATGGCGCGCGCCAATATGTCGCGCTGACCGAGCTCAACATCCCCGAGGACGGCACCCGCGCCGGCGCGACGATGGCGGTGCTGGTCGAGGATGCGCGTTGGCGCACCTCGGCGCGCGGCAAGCGGTACATGATGGCGACCTTGTCCGACGCGAGCGGCCAGTTCGTCGCCACCTGTTTCGACGATTCGGTCGCCGCCGAGCTGGAGGATGCCGCGCGTTGCGGCGGCTGCGGCCTCATCACCGTGGAGCTCGACCGCCGGCCCGGCGAGGAGACGCCGCGCGTCTCGGTGAAGCGCATCCAGCCGTTCGAGGGGCTCGCCTCGATCGCGCGCTTCACCATCGCCGCCAGGGTGGCGCATGTCACCGCCTTCGAGGCGCTGTCGGCGCTGCTCGCGCATCATCGTGGCGCTCGCGGCGAGGTGCGTGCGCATATCCCGGTCGGGGAGGGCGAGGCGACGGTGCTGCTCGGTCGCGACTTCCTGCTCGACATGGAATTGGTCGAGACGATCCAGGCGATTCCCGGCATCAGCGACGTCGCGCTCGACCGCGTCGCCTCGCAGCTTCGTTCGGTGGGCTGA
- a CDS encoding CDP-alcohol phosphatidyltransferase family protein, with amino-acid sequence MEPRDSTPDPARRLPRRLPRRPRGLPLRAVAPNAVTALALCSGLSGVRFAIGGEWQSAVTMIMIAGVLDGLDGRIARMLHGESRFGAELDSLSDAISFGVAPALIMYLWSLAALPRLGWISALILAVFCALRLARFNAAIDADDQPHKSAGFLTGVPAPAGAGLAMLPLYFWFWTDQPIFANPYLVALWVAFIALLMVSSVATFSWGSLRLRRTIRFEAIAGVVLLGAALVSAPWHTLSAICVGYLITIPFSVASYAKIRRQRAGGERQREPEPTPSA; translated from the coding sequence ATGGAACCGCGCGACTCCACCCCCGATCCCGCCCGCCGCCTGCCGCGTCGCCTGCCCCGCCGTCCGCGCGGGCTGCCGCTGCGCGCCGTCGCCCCCAATGCCGTCACCGCGCTCGCGCTCTGCTCGGGCCTCAGCGGCGTGCGCTTCGCGATCGGCGGCGAATGGCAGAGTGCGGTGACGATGATCATGATCGCCGGCGTGCTCGACGGGCTCGACGGGCGCATCGCCCGCATGCTCCACGGCGAGAGCCGCTTCGGCGCCGAACTCGATTCGCTGTCCGATGCGATCTCCTTCGGCGTCGCGCCGGCGCTCATCATGTATCTCTGGTCGCTCGCCGCCCTGCCGCGTCTCGGCTGGATCAGCGCGCTGATTCTCGCGGTGTTCTGCGCGCTTCGCCTCGCCCGCTTCAACGCGGCGATCGACGCCGACGACCAGCCGCACAAATCGGCGGGCTTCCTCACCGGTGTGCCGGCACCAGCCGGGGCGGGTCTCGCGATGCTGCCGCTCTATTTCTGGTTCTGGACCGATCAGCCGATCTTCGCCAACCCGTATCTCGTCGCGCTCTGGGTGGCGTTCATCGCGCTGCTGATGGTGTCGAGCGTCGCCACCTTCTCGTGGGGCTCGCTGCGCCTGCGCCGGACGATCCGGTTCGAGGCGATCGCTGGCGTCGTCCTGCTCGGCGCGGCGCTCGTCTCGGCGCCATGGCATACGCTGAGCGCGATCTGTGTCGGTTACCTGATCACGATCCCGTTCAGCGTCGCCAGTTATGCGAAGATCAGGCGGCAGCGCGCAGGCGGCGAACGCCAGCGGGAACCGGAGCCGACGCCCAGCGCCTGA
- a CDS encoding TetR/AcrR family transcriptional regulator, with protein MTSTPSLRQSLVEHAMRLLDAGDHDPSLRAVARAAGVSAMAPYRHFPDKTALLGAVAAEGFAMLHGRLVVADAQGNAIAAEQALVEQGLAYVAFAQAHPALFRLMFTDAIATAAHVSPDHAAEGDAYGVLAARVATLCPGTAPTATMAAWALVHGFATLALDRRLPPDPEAARAALALFVAGLTKKGPEA; from the coding sequence ATGACGTCGACGCCTTCTTTGCGCCAGTCGCTTGTCGAGCATGCGATGCGTCTGCTCGATGCCGGCGATCACGACCCCTCGCTCCGCGCCGTCGCACGTGCCGCAGGGGTATCGGCGATGGCGCCCTATCGCCACTTTCCCGACAAGACGGCGCTGCTCGGCGCGGTGGCGGCGGAAGGCTTTGCGATGCTGCACGGCCGGCTCGTCGTCGCCGACGCGCAGGGGAACGCCATCGCGGCCGAACAGGCGCTGGTCGAACAGGGGCTGGCCTATGTCGCCTTCGCACAGGCGCATCCCGCGCTGTTCCGGCTGATGTTCACCGATGCGATCGCCACCGCCGCGCACGTCAGCCCGGATCACGCCGCCGAGGGCGATGCCTATGGCGTACTCGCCGCGCGCGTCGCGACGCTCTGTCCCGGCACCGCGCCGACCGCGACGATGGCGGCCTGGGCGCTGGTCCACGGCTTCGCGACGCTCGCGCTCGATCGCCGCCTGCCGCCCGATCCGGAGGCCGCCCGCGCAGCGCTCGCCTTGTTCGTCGCCGGCCTTACGAAAAAGGGCCCGGAAGCCTAA